CGATTCTTGAAGAGAAAAATCCAATGGGACGCGGAGACACGTGCCGGTTTCTGGCAGCCGGCGCGCAGCGTTCCCTCTGGGTCCGAACCAAACAGGGAATGTTGTCAGAGGCTTTTCCCGCTATTCAGGACATTCTAAAGGAGCAGCCTCATTCGATTCTGGAAAGCAATAGCATTCTGGAATTTTTGAAACCAGATTTATATCTGGTGGTGCTCGATTATGCCACAGCCGATTTCAAAGCCTCCGCGAAAAAGTTTCTGGAGCGCGCGGACGCATGCATCGTGATCACTCCACGATCTGAGTCTCCAGCGTGGGAAGGAATTCCGCCCGGTATCTGGCAAAAGAAACCTCTGTTCGAAATTACTCCACCCGAATATGTAAATCAGGAGATTCTGGATTTTGTCCGCCAGGCTATATGAAGATGACAGAAGGAAAGTTAGAAATTGCCGGGCGCACGATTTCTGTATCGAACTTAGACAAAGTAATGTATCCCGAAACGGGATTCACTAAGGGAGAAGTGATCGACTATTACATCAAGATTTCTCCCGCCCTTCTTCCGCATTTGAAGAACCGGCCATTAACGATGAAGCGATATCCGGATGGAATACACGGGAATTTTTTTTACGAAAAAAATGCTCCGTCGCATACACCAAACTGGATCAAAACAACCTACTTTGGCCGCAACACGGGTAATGAACCGAATCGCCATATTCTCGTGAATGATTTGCCCACTCTGGTCTGGTCATCGAACATGGCGAATCTGGAACTGCATACTGTGCTTTCGAGAGCGCCAAAATTTACAGCGCCCACCATGATGGTTTTCGATCTGGATCCGGGACCACCCGCCGGCATTCTGGAATCTGCGGAGGTTGCATTCCTGATCAAGGAAGTGTTGGATTCGCTCAACCTGGAAAGTTTCGCAAAGACTTCCGGCTCGAAAGGCGTTCAAGTTTACGTGCCTTTGAATACACCAACCGATTTTGAAACCACGCGGGGGTTTGCGGAAGTGATAGCTCTGATGCTGGCCAATCAGCATCCGGATCGAATCGTTTCCACAATGTCGAAACTGGTCCGGACCGGGAGAGTTTTTATTGATTGGAGTCAAAACGCAGAGCATAAAACGACAGCCTCTGTTTATTCACTGCGAGCAAGCCGTGAAATTCCGAGTATTTCTATGCCGGTCAACTGGAAAGAACTGAGCGCCGCTATAAAGAAAGCGGATGCGGACCAACTCTATTTTGAACCGGCTGAGGCGCTTCAACGCGTAAAAAAAATGGGAGATCTTTTTGAACCGGTACTGACAATAAAACAGAAGATCCCGCGAAAGTTTCAGGCCCCGAAACAAAAAGTCGTTCAAAGCAAAGTAGCGCGGGCGTCCCGCCTGCGAAACAGCGCCGGCCGGAGGTCCGCGCTACAGGGGGATCGGAGCTTGAAAGCTTACGAAGCAAAAAGAGATTTCACAAAGACAAAAGAGCCTGCTCCAGGGAAAGGCAAAGTGAAAAGAGGGAAGAAGGAGCCGATGTTTGTGATTCAAAAGCATGCTGCCCGCCGCCTCCATTACGACTTCCGGCTGGAAATGGATGGCGTTTTGCGGTCCTGGGCCGTGCCTAACGGTCTTCCAACGGAGCTGAATGATAAAAGGTTGGCCGTTCACGTTGAGGATCATCCGATGAATTACGCAAAATTCGAAGGGATCATTCCCTCAGGCAACTACGGCGCGGGAACGGTGATGGTTTGGGACATCGGAACCTACACAACGATGGAACAGGACCCCATCAAAGCCTATTACGAAGGGAAGTTACACGTTTATCTGCACGGTGAAAAACTGAAAGGGGAGTGGGTTCTCGTAAAAACGAAGATGAGAGAAGGTGACAAAGATCACTGGTTGTTGCTGAAGAAAGGGGAGCGTTTAAAACCGATTGGAGTAAAAAAGGATGATCAATCCGTTCTGACCGGAAGATCCATGAAAAAGATCGCTTCCGATAACGATGCTCAGTGGATCAGTAATCGTCCCGCTTCCTAAGCAGGTTTCGCTTTCTTTCGCTGATCGAGCAACGGAAGGTTGCGGTACTGATTCCAGATGGAGCGCAGAGAAGCGGTCAGGGGAATTGCCAGAAAAATTCCGATTGCGCCCCATAAGAATCCCCAGTACATCATGGCGATTAAAACAACAAGCGGAGAAAGCGCTGTCCTTCGTCCGGTCGTTCGCGGTATCAGCCAGTTTGCATAAACGAGATGAAATCCCAGGCAGATGCCGACCAGTAACAAAGTCTTCTGAATCGAAGTGAATTGCAAAATTGCAATGATCAGCGGAGGAATCACAGAAAAAATGGCTCCTAAAAAGGGAAGAATATTCATCAACGCAAACACGAACGCCCAGATGAGAGCTTCTTCCACTTGAAAGGCCAGAAAGATCAGCCAGGCGAAAGCGAAAAGTACAATGGTGCTGACCAGATAACCAACTACGAATCCACGAATTCTGTTATTCACTTCACTGACAATTCGCGAGGCCGTCGATTCGACCATACTGTCCGTCAAACTTATGGAACGGCCCCGGATGAGATCGGTGACAAAAAGCCTGATGGAATCTTTTTCTATCAGCAAAAAATAAACAAGAAAGGGAAAAAAACTGATTTGAACCAGATAACCGCTGAAACCGATCCGAAAATAGTCACCCCAGCCGGAGTATTGCTCCACCAGCATCGGTTTCGGTTCGGTTCTGCTGGTTCTTGGAAAAATCACCTTGCTGAAGTCCTCCGACTTTTTTTCCAGAGCCAGAAGTCTTTTGCTGATGTTTCCTGTGACCCGCTGAATTTTGGACCGGTAGCGTGGAAGGTTATCGGAAAATGCCTGCGCCCGATCGATAAAAAGAATCACGATCGCAGCCAGAAGGACTGTGGCAACAAACATGGAAAAGAAGATTGCAATACTTCGCGGAATGTGTATTCGTCGCAATAAATTCGCAACAGGATCCAGCAAATAGGCAACGAGAATTGCCAGCACGATCGTGACCATCACCGTTGCGCCAAAATAACAAAGCACGCTAAAGGCAGTAAAAGCGATGATATAGATCGGCAGGTTGCGGCCGCTTTCCATGGGGTTATTCTACTCGGTTTGCCCCGTTTTTTCCTTTATACTAGAACTGCGTGTAAGAAGGGGGATGAGGAGATATCGGAGATATGGAGATTAAAAATTATCTCCTCATCCCCATCATCTCCCAATCCCCCTTCTTACACTCCGAAAGGAGGGATATTGAAATTCGAATGGAATGAACAGGATTTAACGCCGGAGGAACGAATGGAAATCCAGGAGTTCCTGGACCGGGTCAATGATCTGGGTCTCGAGAATGCCTTTTTTGATGAAGAAGCTCTTGTATTTATCG
This genomic interval from bacterium contains the following:
- a CDS encoding AI-2E family transporter — its product is MESGRNLPIYIIAFTAFSVLCYFGATVMVTIVLAILVAYLLDPVANLLRRIHIPRSIAIFFSMFVATVLLAAIVILFIDRAQAFSDNLPRYRSKIQRVTGNISKRLLALEKKSEDFSKVIFPRTSRTEPKPMLVEQYSGWGDYFRIGFSGYLVQISFFPFLVYFLLIEKDSIRLFVTDLIRGRSISLTDSMVESTASRIVSEVNNRIRGFVVGYLVSTIVLFAFAWLIFLAFQVEEALIWAFVFALMNILPFLGAIFSVIPPLIIAILQFTSIQKTLLLVGICLGFHLVYANWLIPRTTGRRTALSPLVVLIAMMYWGFLWGAIGIFLAIPLTASLRSIWNQYRNLPLLDQRKKAKPA
- the ligD gene encoding non-homologous end-joining DNA ligase, producing MKMTEGKLEIAGRTISVSNLDKVMYPETGFTKGEVIDYYIKISPALLPHLKNRPLTMKRYPDGIHGNFFYEKNAPSHTPNWIKTTYFGRNTGNEPNRHILVNDLPTLVWSSNMANLELHTVLSRAPKFTAPTMMVFDLDPGPPAGILESAEVAFLIKEVLDSLNLESFAKTSGSKGVQVYVPLNTPTDFETTRGFAEVIALMLANQHPDRIVSTMSKLVRTGRVFIDWSQNAEHKTTASVYSLRASREIPSISMPVNWKELSAAIKKADADQLYFEPAEALQRVKKMGDLFEPVLTIKQKIPRKFQAPKQKVVQSKVARASRLRNSAGRRSALQGDRSLKAYEAKRDFTKTKEPAPGKGKVKRGKKEPMFVIQKHAARRLHYDFRLEMDGVLRSWAVPNGLPTELNDKRLAVHVEDHPMNYAKFEGIIPSGNYGAGTVMVWDIGTYTTMEQDPIKAYYEGKLHVYLHGEKLKGEWVLVKTKMREGDKDHWLLLKKGERLKPIGVKKDDQSVLTGRSMKKIASDNDAQWISNRPAS